GCCGTCAGCACGTCGCAATCGCCCGACTCCGAATCACGATCGCATCGCAACTGCACCGCAACTGCACCGCAAGCGGAAGGGGTGGGATTCGAACGCCACGAGGCACGATGGCCGCCGCGGGGCCAGAGGCACCGCGGTGCTCTTCCGCTGAGCGACCCTTCCGCACGTGGGTTCGATGGCCGAGTTCGTATTCGTAATCCGTCGGCTACCGGCCGGTAACGGCCGCCTACGGACGAACGTCACCGTCAGGAAGCGCACGCCAACGGAACGTCGATCACGCGGACGAGCCCGGATCGGGCGACTCGACCTGCGTCGCTCGCGCCGCGGTCGCCTTGAACGAGGCGACGACGTCCCGGCCCGGCTCGAGCGCGAGCCGATCGAGGCTCGCCCGCGTGATGAGCGCCTGCAGTTCGGCGTCGGCGTCCAGAGCGAGGGTCACTCTGACGATCGCGTCGCCCTCCTCGATGCCGGCGACGGTGCCCGTGAACCGGTTCCGGAGGCTGGTTCGATCCGAGTCGGGTGCCTCCCCGGGATCGGTCAGCACGACCGCGTCGGATCGAACGTTGACCTGGACCGCGGTCGCGTCCGGCGGAACGAGTGCCAGAATCGAGCCGATCGGTGTGTCGACGGTCGCCAGTTCTCCCGTCCGGTCCCGAACGGTTCCCGTAAAGACGGATTCCGTCACCTGTGCGACGCCGCCGAGTTCGGCGTCGTGTCGATCGAATCGCTGCCGGAGCGACCGCGCCGTCGGGGTCAGTTCGGTTCCACCGCCGTC
The nucleotide sequence above comes from Halosolutus halophilus. Encoded proteins:
- a CDS encoding TOBE domain-containing protein, with the protein product MTIEKEYTTKLAVDDVTIDRRDMEMLDAIDQYGSMHRAADELGRSYARLQNRIVEIEDAVGPITERRRGGSDGGGTELTPTARSLRQRFDRHDAELGGVAQVTESVFTGTVRDRTGELATVDTPIGSILALVPPDATAVQVNVRSDAVVLTDPGEAPDSDRTSLRNRFTGTVAGIEEGDAIVRVTLALDADAELQALITRASLDRLALEPGRDVVASFKATAARATQVESPDPGSSA